GATAATCCCATTGGCTCCCTTGGGTTGATTGGATAATCCAGTTGGTTACCTTTGTCTCACTGGGTAAGGTCATAACCCCATTTTCAAGGTAATTGCCATAGTTACTCTAGGGTCATAGAACATTGGAGGGGTCAGCAGGAGAACAaggaggctgtgtgtgagagactggaAGAGTTTGTCAATCCATTAGAGGAGACTAGAGCAGGGCTgtcaactcattccatggagggcctagtgtctgctggtttttcctttcaatgaACACCTGGACAACTAGGTGAGatgggagttccttactaattagtgaccttaattcatcaatcaagtacaagggaggaagGAAAATCCACAGACGattggccctccatggaatgagtttgacatgtgCAGTAGAGCCTCTGACCAGGTTATTGCAATCTTTCAGACAGTTCATCATGTTCCATTGGTGAGAACGTCAGGGTGactataccctgatgaagaccgcTTGTCTGTCAACGTTGGTTAGGTTATTCAGTTATTGCATcggagctcctagagtgtgcggttCTCCATTTATTTTTCAAGGGTTCTACTCCGCTAggcagcacctcgcctaaacaggtgtgcgTTTTTCCCCCGCCTCCACATTGGTGAGAACAGCCATAGCTGGCATCCAGCAGGTGGTCGCTACAACACTCTGTGGCGACAGCAAACAATAGGACAGTCACCCGTTGGTTTTAGTTGTTCGTCGTAGTGCATCTGAGCTGGCCACTAGAACTAGGCCCTCCTTGATTCCCCTTGGGCCCGCGGGACCCTCACTTCAGTGTATAATGTAACCCCACGACGGCCCATGCCGAGGTCAGGACATTGCTGTCCCACAGCAGTCACTACAGTAGTGTAACAGAGTTAGGATTAGACTGTCTGGAATGGGTTTATACAAGTTGACCTAAACCATTTCTCTGATCCCTCTCACACACTGACAAGCACACAGTGTACAGATGGTATTACTTGTGTGTGTGAACATACTTTCAGACAAACTTCACAATGTAACTGGGGGAGGGGGGTAAAGCACTTGCTCCTAAATTATTTATGAATATGCCCTGCATGGGCATTGAACTAGTTCCACCAGCTCTCTGCAAACCTCCATGAAGACACTGTACCAATGTCCTTTACCAGGCCTTTTATTCCaagcctgtgtgtgtgattgtctgtTTTCACCAATACATTGTTCCTACTCTATACTCGTGTCAGCTTTCACTAAAGACCAGCTAAAACCCTGTAGCCTGAGACAAGAAGGTCCTTGTTGTAAATGAGCTCTGGAGGTCACTGttactatacacacacagacactctgtcaAGAGTGTCTGCTGAAGGGTTGGACTGCATAGACAAGACTTCACACCCgacacttctctctccctctacatgaTGAACTGTGCTTCCGTAAGCCATTTAGTCCCGTTGCACTTTAACTTCCATTAAACATTAACAGGTCTTCTACACGACATGGTTCCCCTACCCTCTCCCATAGCACGCCAACATTCTGCTACGTTCTAGACCAGAGACAGCCGTGACACTACTGAGGGCTAAGTATACATGCATGCACGTCcacccacacctacacacacgctccatatacactacatggccaaatgtggacacctgctcgtcgaacatctcattctaaaatcgtGGGTATtactatggagttggtcccccctttgctgctacaacagcctccactcttctggaaaggctatCCATTggacgttggaacattgcttccattcagctacaagagcattagtgaggtcgggcactgatgttgggcggttaggcctggctcgcagtcggcgttccaattcatcccaaaggtgttcgatggggttgaggtcagggctctgtgcaagccagtcagtttcatccacaccgatctcgacaaaccatttctgtatggaccttgctttgtgcatgggggcattgtcctgctgaaaaaggaaagggccttcctccaaccacaaagttggaatcacagaatcatctagaatgtttgtatgctgtagcgttaaggttTCCCTTCAGTGGAACTAAGGCCTgaacctgaaccatgaaaaacagcctccaccaaactttacagtgggcactctgcaggtagagttctcctgccgttctccaaacccagattcttccgtcgtgctgccagatggtgaagtgtgattcatctccatcgtttccactgctccagagtccaatggcggcgagctttacaccactccagttgacacttggcattgtgcatggtgatcttaggcttgtgtgcagctgcacgccatggaaacccatttcatgaagctcccgacgaactgttattgtgctgatgttgcttccagaggcagtttggaactcggtagtgagtgttccttgcaaccaaggacagatgatttttaagcACTTTGTGCTTGTGTGCCCTGCTGAGCCATTGAGCCTGCTGAGCCATtgtaataacagcacttacagttgactggggcagctctagcagggcagaaatttgataaactgatttgttggaaaggtggcatcctatgacggttccacattgaaagtcactgagctcttcagtatgggccaatgtttgtctatggagattgcatggcggtgtactcgattttatacaactgtcagcaacaggtgtggctgaaatggccgaatccactaatttgaagggatgtccacatacttttgtatctaCATGTTCCCTTTTCATGCTCACATTTAGACCAGTCCTAAGACAGCAAATACAATTTGTTGACTGAACTGTACATGTGATTTTAATATAGGAGTGTGTGTATATTCATACTATATCACAATGAGGGGAGTGGCTCTATGTCACTTAATAAGACCTAAAGCTGCTCCCTGTTCATTACAGGAACAAAAGAGCACAAGGAGTAATCCTGGGGgggttacaacacacacacacacacacacacacacacacacacacacacacacacacacacacgtacatggaTTAGTCTAATTCTGACCCAGCCACACTGAGGAGACACTCTTCCAAGAGTCCCTACCCCCCAAAACCACTCACTACAATACTCCTGGGGCTACAGAGGGGGTGACCAGTGTGTGCTCTGTCTGCATGCACATGTCTGTGTACTGTGTGTTATTAATTCTGTATTAGAGGAAGGGTTACACTTTTGTATTGTTCAGATCAGAAGATATGACCTGTTAAATCCATCAAATCTGTCCTTACCACTATGGCCAGACGGATGTCTAATAAGGCAGATATGAATAACATGGCTATTCACGGCCTGATCCATCCAATACTTGTTACCATGCCAACCGCTCTCACAATCCACTCCACTCTGCTTCAGCCCATCAATGGATTGAGTCATTGGTCTGAATATGGAGTCAATAGacagatacctctctctctcacacacacacacacacatgcacacactcagtaACACTCTGTAATGTCCTCTAACTGTTCCATTTAGTGATGAGATCAACCCAGGGGGCCTGTGAAAAAACACGCAatcgagagagagatagagagtaacATACTATTTTTGCAGGCAGacaggtaggtactgtaggtagacAAGCtagtaggcagacagacaggaaggtaggtagacaggcagacatgcaggcagacagacagaaaggtaggtagacagacaggcaggcctgGTTAGGCTCTATCTAATAGAGTTGGCTGGGAAAGAGCATAAGGAGATCCACCTCAGCGCTTCACTCTGGGGAAGCCCtcacctgtctttgtgtgtgtgtctgtgtggatgttGGTAGCCTCCAGCCTGTGAATGAAGACATTGTTTGATAGCAATGAGGTGGAAGATGGGTCCCGTGCCTCAAAACtaggaaggaagagggggaggagggaaggagcgaGGAGAGCGGCTAAATGTAGGTCGGGTGCTGAGGGGAGATAGGGAGGATTGGAGGAATAGAAAAAGACAAGAAAAAGAATAGTACAGATTGAGCACATAAGCAGTACTCATATAGGAAGGAGAGAATGAAACAGAGTCTGTGGACGAAACAcgaggagggagacagaacaaaACGGTATGATATACAGGTACTATAcatgtatgtatttatttcattgggtcaaatacacaacacaaaaaaatctatttcaaCAGTCAGTCTTCTTTAGATGAGACTGTTAGACCACTGTCTCTTAGCTGTCATATCCTATTGGACACATGGACCTTGACTCCATGTGGAACAGGGTTAGTTGTATACTGCCATATGTTGTATACTGCCAGGCCAAACTCtactggaggtgtgtgtgtgtgactgagtgagtgtgtgtgtgttgagaacaTTAGCAACGCTGAAATAATTCTCTAAATCTATATACATGCTTTATCCTATTCATTCCACTGATCAGCAGAtctactctcacacacacacacacacacacacacacacacacacacacacacacacacacacacacacacacacacacacacacacacacacacacacacacacacacacacacacacacacagacacacatgcaatgGGGGAAAAACATTACACAACTGAGTCTTCTCATCTGAGTGGGATTTGAGGGGGTCAGTTTTTATACTTAAAGTGTTTACTTCTGAACACATACACACGTTATTATGTAAGTTCTGTATAGGTCACACATTCATGAGCAAACACAAGCTCATCTGTCTAACGTACTATTGAaatctcacacaaacacaaacacgtacacacacccacacacacacaaccacatacacacaaccacacacagtagTGCAGCAcaagtcagtctctctctatgtctcactTTGATGGGAGGAACTCATCTGGGGGCGTGAACAAAGATGAATAAATAAAGGCcagaaaagaagagagggagcCATGGTGCTGATCGGgtggggaaggggagggagagagggaggaggagagacatgggCAGTCCGCCAACTCTGACGAAAGCTGCTTAGCCCAACCAGTTGCCATGGATACAGTCAGGAGTAGcacccggtgtgtgtgtgtttgagagagagagagagagagagagagagagagagagagggaaaaccaGCAGGCAAGCATCAGATAGAACCAGTGAGAAAGCGAGAGAGTACCAGGCTGCAGGACAGAGAgcgagtgtgagtgagagagagagagagagagagagagagcggaacaGAGGGAAACAGCAGGAGAAATAGAGTGATAGAGATAGCTAGAAGATGGAGGTGCAGTCAGAATGCGTGGAACCTCCTCCACCTACTCCTTCTGTTCCCCCATGCGACCCCCAACCTCCAGGGAAGATCAACAAAGCAGCCTTAAAGCTGTTTGGAAAACGACGCTCCAGCTCCGGAATGGCCAGATTCTTCTCCTTCAGGAACAAAGAGGCCAATGGGAATGGGAATTCCGAGAATGGGAATTCTGTGAATGGGAATTCTGTGGGGGCGGCTAACGAGCTCGTCAGGAGTAAAACGCATGATGGACTAACAAGCtcggagacagatggacagagaggggaggagtctGGAATATCAGAGGCGGGACAGGTGAGGTCTCTCAGCAAATCACTGAGCTTCTTTTCGCTGCTCAGACGAGGAAGTGTGAGAGCTAATGAGAATACAGGGTTTGGAAGCAGGGGGAGGGGTTTAAAAGGCTTCTTTAGTAGTATAAGGTGGCGGCggaaggagagagtgatggagggagaggtgggggtaactgaggggagggaggtgagagagggagatgtgatTCTAAAGGAGGAAGTGAAAGACGTCACTCTGACCCTTGAACCCCAGCCCCGCTCACCACAGGAGGATAATGGGAGCTTGGAAGCTGAGCTAAACACAGAATCAGCGAGAACTTCTCCCGCAGACAACGCCACAACACCACTCACGCACTCTACTGCCATGACGACAAACCTGTCAGAATTCCCCTATACACCATCCCCTTCCCCTCTTCACTCTGCCTTTCACTCAAGAACCAAAACGTCCATTTCCTCAGCAACGGCCACCCCCCCTCTGGATCGGTGTGACCCCACCTCTGAACCCTCAGTGGACCGGCTCTGTTCACTCCTCTTCACTGACGTCACCTCGCTCAAGAGCTTTGATTCGCTGACAGGATGCGGTGATATCATCGCAGACGCAGAGGAGGAGGTGGCAGGAAACGTGGGAGGAggaaatggaggaggaggaagtgtcaccagtagtagcagtagcagtgggGGAGGGGTAGTACGCAGCTCCCCAGCTAAATCCTCCATTACTAACCATGCCACCCCTTCCAGCATTACCCCTACCCCCACTTCCGCCCCTGCCCCCCTCCCAGCCAGGGCACGGCTGATGCCCTCCCACTCTGCCCCGATTCAGCAGCCCTCTGGCAGCGGCGTGGTGGCCTACATGGGGGGTGGCGAGGAGATGGCCAGCCCTGACGGGGTGGACGACGCAGACATGCAGGGGCTCTGGCACATGCTCCCCTCTGGGGGAGATAACTCCCCCGCCCTCCCCCGACCCAGCTCTCACCCGGCTCCCCCCAGGGGTACAGAGCGGAAACCCCCCCAGGTCAAGTCTCTGGGACTCAGCAAGATCCCTTTAGTGGGGGGAGGAAGGATGAGTAAACTCCCCACTCATGCTGCCCGTCAAACCTCTTTGCCCAATGAGAAGGACACTAAGGAGGAGGTCCAGCCCCAACAGGATGTCCCGGCCCTTAGAGACGAGGGCTATTGGGATACGCCCTCTGCAACCCCCACGGCAACGCCTGACGACGGCTTCCTGCGGAACCAGAGGATTGGTTTATCGCGTGACAGCTGCTCTGGCGACGCGCTGTACGACCTCTACAATGAGGAATTGGACAGATCTGATGAAGAGGAAGAAGATCTGACAAgtactccttccctctccactgaCGACTACAAACGCAGCGCTCCCTCCCAGACtactcctccttcctcttcctcctcttcatcgtTTCGCTCGATGAAGGGAAGCACTAGCCTTCCCCGCGAGTCCAAAATCCCTCTTAGTGTCAGACAGAACACACCCCCTCACTCGGTGAGCCAATCAGCTCTTTCCACTGTCCTCACAGCCACTCCTCCCTCTGACACACCCACCCAAGCTCCTCCCCCAGCCCGGACCAGGATCCCTGTCTCCAAGGTGCCAGTCCGTCGCCCTAGGAACAAGCCCGGCAACGCTACACGAGGGCCAGCCCCCAGGAAGTAAGTCTGGACGAGGCAGCCATGGACTTTGATGTCTTTGGTTAGAACTAGACAACATCACTGGACTAGTGTGTATGACATTGCCGGACTGGTGTATTGTGAAATGCATCAGACAATGATAAAGACTTGAAAGAGAGTGATAGGAGCTCTAAACAACACTTCCATTGGTTCTGGTGGGTCACGCCCCCAAAAGTTAAAGTTAAAAACAAAACATCTACATCACTGGACTTGTGTATGCAGCATCACTGGACTTGTGTATGCAGCATCACTGGACTTGTGTATGCAGCATCACTGGACTTGTGTATGCAGCATCACTGGACTTGTGTATGCAGCATCACTGAAATTAtgtgtatgggacacttttaaagaCTTAAAGACATTTTCGACAACTCTCAGCGCTTTTGAATATGTAAACAATGGTCACAGAATTCAACTGCACTGCACACCACTAGGAATGACTAGAGAAgcttttcttcttctcttctgtttCTGAAACACAGATTTTTACATGATACCACGTGTTTAATCTAATGACGGCCTAATCTAATGAAACAGTTTGTAATAATCTAATTGTTAACTAATTACCTCCTAATCCCAGACTACATTCACAGTCTCAATCCTCATCTACATCTTTTTTAATGCCGTTTAGCAggcgcttttatccaaagcgatgtGTGCAATTATTTctacgtatgggtggtcccgggaatcaaacccactattctggcattacaagcaccatgctcaaccagctgagctacagaggagcaatacaggactattaaaggcccagtgcactacttttgtgatttaaaaaaaaactatttttgtaaTTTtcttcagcacccctacttcccgtggCAATGTGGGGTGTACTGTTGACTGTTCTTCTCCCAGTTCTAAAGTACCAGTGGATAACAGTGGTGACAACATTGCTAAAAACAATCAGAAAGCatttataaatgtatttttactaAGGTGTACATGGAGATCACCGGATACAACACCTCACCTTGCCAGTGAACATAACCAAGAAACAACATCACAAAACGTAATCGTCCTAAGtgaatgacaaacacacacattctcctcTGGACCATATGTGCTCCACCACTCGAACAAGCAACTACTGTACTATGATGACCTCGCACTGGAGAAACAGCAGCAGGTTCAATCTCTCTGGAATTAACAACTATAACAAACCAACCAATAAAAACACGGAATAAGTAACGCAATAGTGAGACAGCATTGAAGGATGTTCCTCTACTGACTGAAGAACGACCACTGAACACTCCTCTCTTGCTGCATGAGGTGCCTGGAACACAAGGCACTAGGTTCAGGGAACACAGTCTACACTAAGGACACACACCACGTCAAGGACTCtatttcacacaaacacacacacacacacacacacacacacacacacacacacacacacacgcacacacacacacacacacacacacacacacacaccaaggattACTTTCTTCTCTACCAGGACACATTAATACAATGATTTTTTCTACTGAgtaatttgttcttcactggttttcATACTCTTTTTATAAGATAATGTTTCATGAGACACCGCAAACAACCTTCACtgcgaaccccccccccccttcccctactgggcacaaactggttgaatcaagtgtttcaacgtaatttgtcaatgtattgtgacgtggaatctatGTGGAAAATATCATCCTGTTGTTTTGAAGGTGAAATTTCAACCAGAGAATAATGGCATCACGGTAACCAAATTTCAACCAGAGAATAATGGCATCACGGTAACCAAATTTCAACCAGAGAATAATGGCATCACGGTAACCAAATTTCTACCAGAGAATAATGGCATCACGGTAACCAAATTTCAACCAGAGAATAATGGCATCACGGTAACCAAATTTCAACCAGAGAATAATGGCATCACGGTAACCAAATTTCAACCAGATAATAATGGCATCACGGTAACCAAATTTCAACCAGAGAATAATGGCATCACGGTAACCAAATTTCAACCAGAGAATAATGGCATCACGGTAACCAAATTTCAACCAGAGAATAATGGCATCACGGTAACCAAATTTCAACCAGAGAATAATGGCATCACGGTAACCAAATTTCAACCAGAGAATAATGGCATCACGGTAACCAAATTTCAACCAGAGAATAATGGCATCACGGTAACCAAATTTCAACCAGAGAATAATGGCATCACGGTAACCAAATTTCAACCAGAGAATAATGGCATCACGGTAACCAAATTTCAACCAGAGAATAATGGCATCACGGTAACCAAATTTCAACCAGAGAATAATGGCATCACGGTAACCAAATTTCAACCAGAGAATAATGGCATCAcggtaaccaaatttcaacatagAAAAATCAGATATAATACTCCAACATATCAATGATTAATTTGCAGACAAACTAGAATTAAAGCCAGagtaagtcagtggcacagatggaactatccaagcagaagataaatatctttcaaatgttgatatttggttgtgttgacaaaaaaataaacacaattcAATTTCACTTTCGAAATACAATAAAAAGCCGATTAACTTGTTAACaaatgatatgttggattcatgtctccaactcaaccaaaaatacagtgccttgcgaaagtattcggcccccttgaactttgcgaccttttgccacatttcaggcttcaaacataaagatataaaactgtatttttttgtgaagaatcaacaacaagtgggacacaatcatgaagtggaacgacatttattggatatttcaaacttttttaacaaatcaaaaactgaaaaattgggcttgcaaaattattcagcccctttactttcagtgcagcaaactctctccagaagttcagtgaggatctctgaatgatccaatgttgacctaaatgactaatgatgataaatacaatccacctgtgtgtaatcaagtctccgtataaatgcacctgcactgtgatagtctcagaggtccgttaaaagcgcagagagcatcatgaagaacaaggaacacaccaggcaggtccgagatactgttgtgaagaagtttaaagccggatttggatacaaaagatttcccaagctttaaacatcccaaggagcactgtgcaagcgataatattgaaatggaaggagtatcagaccactgcaaatctaccaagacctggccgtccctctaaacttttagctcatacaaggagaagactgatcagagatgcagccaagaggcccatgatcactctgggtgaactgcagagatctacagctgaggtgggagactctgtccataggacaacaatcagtcgtatattgcacaaatctggcctttatggaagagtggcaagaagaaagccatttcttaaagatatccataaaaagtgttgtttaaagtttgccacttgccacctgggagacacaccaaacatgtggaagaaggtgctctggtcagatgaaaccaaaattgaactttttggcaacaatgcaaaacgttatgtttggcgtaaaagcaacacagctcatcaccttgaacaccctatccccactgtcaaacatggtggtggcagcatcatggtttgggcctgcttttcttcagcagggacagggaagatagttaaaattgatgggaagatggatggagccaaatacaggaccattctggaagaaaacctgatggagtctgcaaaagacctgagactgggacggagatttgtcttccaacaagacaatgatccaaaacataaagcaaaatctacaatggaatggttcaaaaataaacatatccaggtgttagaatggccaagtcaaagtccagacctgaatccaatcgagaatctgtggaaagaactgaaaactgctgttcacaaatgctctccatccaacctcactgagctcgagctgttttgcaaggaggaatgggaaaaaatttctctcgatgtgcaaaactgatagagacataccccaagtgacttacagctgtaatcgcagc
Above is a window of Oncorhynchus kisutch isolate 150728-3 linkage group LG18, Okis_V2, whole genome shotgun sequence DNA encoding:
- the LOC109909675 gene encoding APC membrane recruitment protein 2-like, whose product is MEVQSECVEPPPPTPSVPPCDPQPPGKINKAALKLFGKRRSSSGMARFFSFRNKEANGNGNSENGNSVNGNSVGAANELVRSKTHDGLTSSETDGQRGEESGISEAGQVRSLSKSLSFFSLLRRGSVRANENTGFGSRGRGLKGFFSSIRWRRKERVMEGEVGVTEGREVREGDVILKEEVKDVTLTLEPQPRSPQEDNGSLEAELNTESARTSPADNATTPLTHSTAMTTNLSEFPYTPSPSPLHSAFHSRTKTSISSATATPPLDRCDPTSEPSVDRLCSLLFTDVTSLKSFDSLTGCGDIIADAEEEVAGNVGGGNGGGGSVTSSSSSSGGGVVRSSPAKSSITNHATPSSITPTPTSAPAPLPARARLMPSHSAPIQQPSGSGVVAYMGGGEEMASPDGVDDADMQGLWHMLPSGGDNSPALPRPSSHPAPPRGTERKPPQVKSLGLSKIPLVGGGRMSKLPTHAARQTSLPNEKDTKEEVQPQQDVPALRDEGYWDTPSATPTATPDDGFLRNQRIGLSRDSCSGDALYDLYNEELDRSDEEEEDLTSTPSLSTDDYKRSAPSQTTPPSSSSSSSFRSMKGSTSLPRESKIPLSVRQNTPPHSVSQSALSTVLTATPPSDTPTQAPPPARTRIPVSKVPVRRPRNKPGNATRGPAPRK